The following proteins come from a genomic window of Lycium ferocissimum isolate CSIRO_LF1 chromosome 4, AGI_CSIRO_Lferr_CH_V1, whole genome shotgun sequence:
- the LOC132053206 gene encoding late embryogenesis abundant protein 46-like — protein sequence MQAMKETASNIAASAKSGMEKTKVVAQEKMERMTANNPTEKEMATEKKEERMNEAEMKKQEAREENATARQGYSTTGKTYSYSTTGATGHPTGAHQMSALPGHGSGQPAGQVVEGVAQSHPIGTATGTQRASAAHNTHVGGGASTGYGTGGSYS from the exons ATGCAGGCCATGAAGGAAACCGCATCAAATATTGCTGCGTCGGCAAAGTCTGGCATGGAAAAAACCAAAGTTGTTGCCCAAGAAAAG ATGGAGAGGATGACAGCAAACAACCCAACTGAGAAAGAGATGGCAactgaaaagaaagaagaaagaatgaacGAAGCAGAGATGAAGAAGCAAGAAGCTCGAGAGGAGAATGCAACAGCTCGGCAAGGCTACTCTACCACTGGCAAGACATATTCCTACTCAACTACTGGAGCCACTGGGCATCCAACTGGTGCACATCAAATGTCAGCGTTACCAG GTCATGGTAGTGGCCAACCAGCAGGACAGGTGGTAGAAGGTGTGGCACAATCTCATCCTATTGGAACTGCTACTGGAACTCAGAGAGCTTCTGCTGCACATAATACACATGTTGGTGGTGGGGCTAGCACGGGCTATGGCACTGGCGGTTCATATAGttaa
- the LOC132053209 gene encoding uncharacterized protein LOC132053209 produces MAFLQYHHQFPLLLLFFFLFLSLALSSPMSIHDLLKSKGLPSGLLPKEVKSYNYSSSNGLLEVYLDGPCLTKLDTMAFYESYFKANLTYGCLNGVHGLSQEELFVWLPVKGIVVDDINSGIILFDIGLAHKQLSLSLFEDPPHCNPDGILKKNTGRDRYLKHKDRRDAL; encoded by the exons ATGGCTTTcctacaatatcatcatcaatttccacTTCTtttactcttcttcttcttgttcctCTCTTTAGCACTTTCTTCACCAATGTCCATTCATGATCTCCTTAAATCCAAAGGCTTACCATCTGGTCTCCTCCCAAAAGAAGTAAAATCTTACAACTACTCATCAAGTAATGGCCTTCTTGAAGTTTATTTAGATGGGCCTTGTTTGACAAAACTTGATACAATGGCCTTTTATGAGAGTTATTTTAAGGCTAATCTTACTTATGGTTGTCTTAATGGTGTTCATGGACTTTCACAAGAAGAACTTTTTGTGTGGCTACCAGTTAAaggaattgttgttgatgatataaattcTGGGATTATACTTTTTGATATTGGATTGGCTCATAAACAACTTTCTCTTTCCCTTTTTGAAGATCCACCACATTGTAATCCAGATG GGATTCTGAAAAAGAACACTGGAAGGGACAGATATTTGAAGCACAAAGATAGAAGAGACGCCCTTTGA